Below is a genomic region from Candidatus Eisenbacteria bacterium.
AGGTGTTGCAGCAAGTGGAGGGCGAGGCGCCCCGACTGCAGATCCGGAAAGACGAGCACGTTCGCGTCCCCCTCCAACGTGGAGAAGGGGAACTGCTCCCGGCGGAGGCGGCCGTCCACGGCGACGGCGAGCTGCATCTCCCCGTCCAGCGCGAGCCCGGGCGCGCGCTCCTTGGCGATCTCCGCCGCCCGCCGCGCCCGCCGCGCCGACTCGTGATCGACCGCGCCGAAGTTGGAGAGGGAGAGGAGCGCCACCGCCGGCTCCACGCCGAGGGAGCGGGCGGTTCGCGCCGCGAGGAGCGCCGTCTCCGCCAGATCCTCGGCGGTCGGATCCGGGTTCACCGCGCAATCGGCGAGGAACCAGATCCTCTTCGGCAGAAGAACCACGTGCAGGCCGGAGATCTTGCGGATCGCCTCGGCGGGACCGATCACCTCCCGGATCGCCTGGAGAGGATCCGCGCCGGGGGGCGAGCCGACCATCATCAGGTCCGCGTCGCCGCCGTGCAGCATCATCGCCGCGAAGATCTCCTCTCGGGCGACGCGCCTCTCCGCGACGGCGCGCACCACGCCGCGCCTCCCGCGCATCGCGAAGTAAGCCTCCGCGTAGGCGTCGGCGCGCCCGCTCTTCGCGGGGTCGATCACGCGGGCGCCTCCCAGGTCGACGCGGACCCGTTCCGCGGCGGCGCGCACCTCCTCCTCGCGGCCGAGCAGGATCGGCCGGACGATCCCCTCGTCGGTGAGGATGGCGCAGGCGCGGAGCACCGCCTCGTCGGCGCCGTCGGTGAAGACCACCCGGCGGCCGCTCCGGCGCGCCCGCATCATGAGCCCCCGGAGCGTCTCCCGCCCCGTGCCGAAGCGAACGGTCAGGCTCTCCTGATACGCCTCCATCTCCACCGGAAGGCGGGCCACTCCCTCCTCGACGGCGCACCGCGCCACCGCGGCGGACTCGCGCACCAGCACGCGCGGGTCGATCAGTTTAGGCAAAAGATATTCCGGCCCGAAGCTGAACCGCTCGCGGCCGTAGGCCCGCTCCACCTCTTCCACCACGTCCTCCCGGGCCAGGTCGGCGAGGGCGCCGGCGGCGGCGAGCATCATCCCCTCGGTGATCCGCGTCGCCTGCACGTCCAGCGCCCCCCGGAAGATGTAGGGGAAGCTGAGCAGGTCCACCACCGCGTTGGGGTGGCTGTCGAGCGCGGTGGCGAAGATCAGGTCCCGGCGGCTCGCGCGCGCCTCCTCGTAACCGATCTCCGGCTCCGGCGTGGCGAGGGCGAAAACGACGGGGAAGCGGTTCATGCTCCGGATCATGTCCTGGTCGAGCACGCCCGCCGCCGAGGCGCCGACGAACACGTCCGCCCCGTCCAGTCCCGCGGCGAGATCCCGCGCGGTGTCCTCCCGGGCGTAGGCGCGCTGGTAATCGTGCAGGTCCTTCCGGTCCGGCCGGATCAGCCCCCGCTCGTCGTAGACGAGCAGGTTCTCGGGGAGCACGCCGAGTCGAAGGAGAAGCCGGGCGCATCCGGTCCCCACCGTGCCGGCGCCGCAGATCACCACCCGCACCCCGTCGACCCTTTTCTCCACCAGGTCGAGGGCGTTTCGGAGCGCGGCGACGGCGACCACCGCGTTGCTGTACAGGTTCTCGTGGAAGACGGGAATGTCCAGGCTCTCGCTCAGCTTGTCGTAAATATAAAGCCCCTCCGGCGCGCGGATGTCCTTCAGGTTGATGCCGCCGAATGTGGGCGCGCAGAGGCGCACCGTCTCGATGAAACGGTCCGGGTCGCTCGTATCCAGCTCGAGATCGAACACGTCGATGTCGGCGAGCCGTTTGAAGAGGACCGCCATCCCTTCCAGCATCGGCTTCGCCGCCTCGGGGCCCACGTCCCCCAGCCCGGGGACCGCCGATCCGTTGGAGATCACGCCGACCAGGTTCCCGCGCGAGGTGTAGCGGAAGGCCAGCCCCCTCTCCCGGGCGATCTCCTCGGAGGGGAAGGAGGCGCCGGGAAGATAGGCGAGCCTCAACTCACGCGGCGAAAGGCACGGCTTGGTGGGGCGCAGCTCGATTTTGCCCGGTCTCCCCTGGGCGTGATAGGCGAGGGAGTCCTCTCTTTCGATCATGGCGACTTCTCCTTCCGGTCCGAGGGGGGCGGAGGGGCGAGCGGGCGGCCTAGCAGCGTTCCCCGCAACGTTTCGAGGAAGGTGACCACCGGACGGGCCTGCAGGATCCAGAGCCGCGTCTCCTCGATGCCGAACTCGATGTCGAGGGGATAACCGTAGGCCGATTCGAGCCGGTCCGCGGTGCGCACCAGCTCGCACAGCTCCACGTACTCCAGCGCCGGGCGGAAACGCTGGTGGTAGAGCGTCTCGGTGCGGACGGTCCCCTCTCCGGCGGCGCGGTCGAAGACGATTTGTTCCCGCTTGTCTCCGGTGCGATAGCGGAAACGGAGCGTTCCGGTTTGGAGGTCCTCTTCCTTGGCGACGGTGATCCGGTCCGCGCCGACCGTGCCGGAGACGATCCCTTCGCCGAGACCGAGCCCGGCGTCGATCACCATCTCGCCCATCTTTCTCTCCGCCGCGTTCACCGTCTGCAGCACGCCGGATACCCGGGAGCGGACGATCCTTTGCACGATCACGCCGCCGCCGATCCGGTCCAACCCGATTTCGAGCACCGACCGGTTGTGGATCGCCCTCTCCGTCCAGAGCCCG
It encodes:
- a CDS encoding NADP-dependent malic enzyme (NADP-dependent; catalyzes the oxidative decarboxylation of malate to form pyruvate; decarboxylates oxaloacetate); the encoded protein is MIEREDSLAYHAQGRPGKIELRPTKPCLSPRELRLAYLPGASFPSEEIARERGLAFRYTSRGNLVGVISNGSAVPGLGDVGPEAAKPMLEGMAVLFKRLADIDVFDLELDTSDPDRFIETVRLCAPTFGGINLKDIRAPEGLYIYDKLSESLDIPVFHENLYSNAVVAVAALRNALDLVEKRVDGVRVVICGAGTVGTGCARLLLRLGVLPENLLVYDERGLIRPDRKDLHDYQRAYAREDTARDLAAGLDGADVFVGASAAGVLDQDMIRSMNRFPVVFALATPEPEIGYEEARASRRDLIFATALDSHPNAVVDLLSFPYIFRGALDVQATRITEGMMLAAAGALADLAREDVVEEVERAYGRERFSFGPEYLLPKLIDPRVLVRESAAVARCAVEEGVARLPVEMEAYQESLTVRFGTGRETLRGLMMRARRSGRRVVFTDGADEAVLRACAILTDEGIVRPILLGREEEVRAAAERVRVDLGGARVIDPAKSGRADAYAEAYFAMRGRRGVVRAVAERRVAREEIFAAMMLHGGDADLMMVGSPPGADPLQAIREVIGPAEAIRKISGLHVVLLPKRIWFLADCAVNPDPTAEDLAETALLAARTARSLGVEPAVALLSLSNFGAVDHESARRARRAAEIAKERAPGLALDGEMQLAVAVDGRLRREQFPFSTLEGDANVLVFPDLQSGRLALHLLQHLGDAVSIGPLLLGTRLPAHILPERPTVEDVVNLTTLAVVEAMGETAGE